The following are encoded together in the Nocardioides okcheonensis genome:
- a CDS encoding M15 family metallopeptidase, translating into MGARRGAGTRLAATAALVLLLGACSERADPGPAPATGSPSTPTSGEPTVPVADPAHAVDPPGPRKDRLWSADVLVQWDRSIDAATVRRIERLDGVAHTERIGLGQVSLENRVLTVAAVDPGAYRLFTRSDVADLQEAWDRVAGGELATDEKVARRLADDDAMIRLGTDDSAPVLHVGAYAPQVPTIDLVVNTAWAPDIEMSTDNGLLISTDNATPASIRKPLERLVGKGASVQMLDVASRLGLDPDARLTAIPTGGTLGSLVGTYRYRVLGGGRIAPDPAWVAANIRTEVVPILGSVTCHRDLFPQLRAALLEVQQRGLADEIHPGEYAGCYYPRFIAGTTTLSNHSFGLALDLNVPGNQRGTVGDIDRDVVAIFETWGFAWGGDWKYTDPMHFELRQVKRPG; encoded by the coding sequence ATGGGTGCACGGAGGGGGGCTGGGACACGACTGGCGGCGACGGCCGCCCTGGTCCTGCTGCTCGGCGCGTGCAGCGAGCGCGCCGATCCCGGACCGGCCCCGGCGACGGGGAGCCCGTCGACCCCGACCTCCGGCGAGCCGACCGTGCCCGTCGCCGACCCCGCCCACGCCGTCGACCCGCCCGGACCCCGCAAGGACCGGCTGTGGAGCGCGGACGTCCTCGTGCAGTGGGACCGGTCGATCGACGCCGCGACCGTCAGGCGGATCGAGCGGCTGGACGGGGTCGCGCACACCGAGCGGATCGGGCTGGGCCAGGTCAGCCTGGAGAACCGGGTGCTGACCGTCGCCGCGGTCGACCCGGGGGCCTACCGGCTCTTCACCCGCTCCGACGTCGCCGACCTGCAGGAGGCGTGGGACCGGGTCGCGGGAGGCGAGCTCGCGACCGACGAGAAGGTCGCCCGACGGCTGGCCGACGACGACGCGATGATCCGCCTGGGCACCGACGACTCCGCGCCCGTCCTGCACGTGGGGGCGTACGCCCCGCAGGTCCCGACGATCGACCTCGTCGTCAACACCGCCTGGGCGCCGGACATCGAGATGTCCACCGACAACGGGCTGCTGATCTCCACCGACAACGCCACGCCGGCCAGCATCCGCAAGCCCCTGGAGCGCCTCGTGGGCAAGGGCGCGTCGGTCCAGATGCTCGACGTCGCGTCCCGGCTCGGGCTCGACCCCGACGCGAGGCTCACCGCGATCCCCACCGGCGGCACGCTCGGCAGCCTGGTCGGCACCTACCGCTACCGCGTCCTGGGCGGCGGCCGGATCGCGCCGGACCCGGCCTGGGTGGCGGCCAACATCCGCACCGAGGTGGTCCCGATCCTCGGGAGCGTCACCTGCCACCGGGACCTCTTCCCGCAGCTCCGGGCGGCGCTGCTGGAGGTGCAGCAGCGCGGGCTGGCCGACGAGATCCATCCCGGTGAGTACGCCGGGTGCTACTACCCGCGGTTCATCGCCGGCACCACCACGCTGTCGAACCACTCCTTCGGCCTCGCGCTCGACCTCAACGTCCCCGGCAACCAGCGCGGGACGGTGGGCGACATCGACCGCGACGTGGTGGCGATCTTCGAGACCTGGGGCTTCGCCTGGGGCGGCGACTGGAAGTACACCGACCCGATGCACTTCGAGCTCCGCCAGGTGAAGCGGCCCGGGTGA
- a CDS encoding NADPH:quinone oxidoreductase family protein, with product MRAAQVVTLTGPTDVEVREVPEPSPGPHDVLVEVHSVGISFPDLLLSRGEYQFRPEPPFTLGVDFAGVVLDPGSPESSGFTVGQRVAGVNLHGGAAEQVANPAIFTFALPDALSYDEGAALPMNYLTALFALEERGGLRDRETVLVHGAAGGVGTATLQVAKGLGARTIAVVSTEAKAAFARAAGADEVVVGPDFKDAVKELTGGRGVDVVLDVVGGDAFTDSLRCLAEQGRILVVGFAAGQGIPEVKVNRLLLANTDVRGVGWGAYAMTRPGYMQKQWHRLAPMIEAGVVRPPVGATYDLADFGAALVDMDERRTLGKSVVRVR from the coding sequence ATGCGCGCAGCCCAGGTCGTCACGCTCACCGGTCCCACCGACGTCGAGGTGCGGGAGGTGCCCGAGCCCAGCCCGGGTCCGCACGACGTGCTGGTCGAGGTGCACAGCGTCGGCATCTCCTTCCCCGACCTGCTGCTGAGCCGCGGGGAGTACCAGTTCAGGCCCGAGCCGCCGTTCACGCTCGGCGTGGACTTCGCCGGCGTCGTCCTCGACCCCGGCTCGCCGGAGTCGAGCGGCTTCACTGTGGGCCAGCGGGTCGCGGGCGTGAACCTGCACGGCGGCGCGGCCGAGCAGGTGGCCAACCCGGCGATCTTCACCTTCGCGCTGCCGGACGCCCTGTCGTACGACGAGGGCGCGGCGCTGCCGATGAACTACCTCACCGCCCTCTTCGCGCTCGAGGAGCGCGGCGGGCTGCGGGACCGGGAGACCGTCCTGGTGCACGGCGCGGCCGGGGGCGTCGGCACCGCCACCCTCCAGGTCGCGAAGGGCCTCGGCGCCCGCACGATCGCGGTGGTCAGCACCGAGGCGAAGGCCGCGTTCGCCCGCGCGGCCGGTGCCGACGAGGTCGTCGTCGGTCCGGACTTCAAGGACGCGGTCAAGGAGCTCACCGGCGGCCGGGGCGTCGACGTGGTGCTCGACGTCGTCGGCGGCGACGCCTTCACCGACTCGCTGCGCTGCCTGGCCGAGCAGGGCCGGATCCTGGTGGTCGGCTTCGCGGCCGGCCAGGGCATCCCGGAGGTGAAGGTCAACCGGCTGCTGCTCGCCAACACCGACGTGCGCGGCGTCGGCTGGGGCGCCTACGCGATGACCAGGCCCGGCTACATGCAGAAGCAGTGGCACCGGCTGGCGCCGATGATCGAGGCGGGCGTGGTGCGCCCGCCGGTCGGCGCGACCTACGACCTGGCCGACTTCGGCGCGGCGCTCGTCGACATGGACGAGCGCCGCACCCTGGGCAAGTCGGTCGTCCGGGTGCGCTGA
- a CDS encoding M13 family metallopeptidase, with translation MTILDAAREGMNPDIRPQDDLFGHVNGRWLDETDIPSDKSSWGAFIALADDAEQQVRDIITELADRPADDLDEDARKIGDLYASFMDTATIEAKGLDPVRGLLAQARAVGDLTGLAAFVGMFERIGGPGLFGSYITPDRGDASRNIVYLAQGGLGLPDESYYREDKFAEIREKYVAYLTTLLELSEHEDPAGAAARVLAYETRLAEGHWEAAETRDVQKTTNHKSLDELRELCPAFDWVAFVTALGGTEETLRRTIVMQPDFFSHLSTVLEETPIETWHDVLQVRVVRSSAPYLPEPFVEANFDFYGRTLNGTPELRARWKRGVDFVEGAIGEAVGKVYVSRHFPPSSKQMMDELVANLVTAYRRSIEALDWMGEDTKQRAYDKLDRFYPKIGYPTEFRDYSSLTVSADDLMGNVASASAFETDRQLEKVGQPVDRDEWLMLPQTVNAYYHPGTNEICFPAAILQPPFFSPDADEAENYGGIGAVIGHEIGHGFDDQGAQYDGDGNLQDWWTADDKAAFEEKSQALVAQYDAFEPRTLPGEHVNGSLTVGENIGDLGGLTIAHKAYVIARGGEASTEERRTLFLNWAHVWRTKRRKEQELQYLTIDPHSPAEFRANIVRNLDEFHEVFETAPGDGLWLEPQDRVRIW, from the coding sequence GTGACGATCCTCGACGCCGCCCGCGAGGGCATGAACCCCGACATCCGCCCCCAGGACGACCTGTTCGGCCACGTCAACGGCCGGTGGCTCGACGAGACGGACATCCCGTCCGACAAGTCGAGCTGGGGCGCCTTCATCGCGCTCGCCGACGACGCGGAGCAGCAGGTGCGCGACATCATCACCGAGCTGGCCGACCGGCCCGCGGACGACCTCGACGAGGACGCCCGCAAGATCGGTGACCTCTACGCCTCCTTCATGGACACCGCCACCATCGAGGCCAAGGGCCTCGACCCGGTCCGGGGCCTGCTCGCCCAGGCCCGCGCGGTCGGCGACCTCACCGGGCTCGCGGCGTTCGTCGGCATGTTCGAGCGCATCGGCGGGCCCGGCCTGTTCGGCTCCTACATCACCCCCGACCGCGGCGACGCCTCGCGCAACATCGTCTACCTCGCGCAGGGCGGCCTCGGCCTGCCCGACGAGTCCTACTACCGCGAGGACAAGTTCGCCGAGATCCGCGAGAAGTACGTCGCCTACCTCACCACCCTGCTCGAGCTCAGCGAGCACGAGGACCCGGCCGGCGCGGCCGCGCGCGTGCTGGCCTACGAGACCCGGCTCGCCGAGGGGCACTGGGAGGCGGCGGAGACCCGCGACGTCCAGAAGACCACCAACCACAAGTCGCTCGACGAGCTGCGCGAGCTCTGCCCGGCCTTCGACTGGGTCGCCTTCGTCACCGCCCTCGGCGGCACCGAGGAGACGCTGCGCCGCACCATCGTGATGCAGCCCGACTTCTTCAGCCACCTCTCCACGGTGCTCGAGGAGACCCCGATCGAGACGTGGCACGACGTGCTCCAGGTGCGGGTCGTGCGCAGCTCGGCGCCCTACCTGCCCGAGCCCTTCGTCGAGGCCAACTTCGACTTCTACGGCCGCACCCTCAACGGCACCCCCGAGCTGCGCGCCCGCTGGAAGCGCGGCGTCGACTTCGTCGAGGGCGCGATCGGCGAGGCCGTCGGCAAGGTCTACGTCTCGCGGCACTTCCCGCCGAGCTCGAAGCAGATGATGGACGAGCTGGTCGCCAACCTCGTCACCGCCTACCGTCGCTCGATCGAGGCGCTCGACTGGATGGGTGAGGACACCAAGCAGCGGGCCTACGACAAGCTCGACCGGTTCTACCCGAAGATCGGCTACCCCACGGAGTTCCGCGACTACTCCAGCCTCACCGTCTCCGCCGACGACCTGATGGGCAACGTGGCGTCGGCGTCGGCGTTCGAGACCGACCGCCAGCTCGAGAAGGTCGGCCAGCCGGTCGACCGCGACGAGTGGCTGATGCTCCCGCAGACCGTCAACGCCTACTACCACCCCGGCACCAACGAGATCTGCTTCCCGGCCGCCATCCTCCAGCCGCCCTTCTTCAGCCCCGACGCCGACGAGGCGGAGAACTACGGCGGTATCGGCGCGGTGATCGGCCACGAGATCGGCCACGGCTTCGACGACCAGGGCGCGCAGTACGACGGCGACGGCAACCTGCAGGACTGGTGGACCGCCGACGACAAGGCCGCGTTCGAGGAGAAGTCGCAGGCCCTGGTCGCGCAGTACGACGCCTTCGAGCCGCGCACGCTGCCCGGCGAGCACGTCAACGGCAGCCTCACCGTCGGGGAGAACATCGGCGACCTCGGCGGCCTCACCATCGCGCACAAGGCGTACGTCATCGCCCGCGGCGGCGAGGCCAGCACGGAGGAGCGCCGCACGCTCTTCCTCAACTGGGCGCACGTGTGGCGCACCAAGCGGCGCAAGGAGCAGGAGCTGCAGTACCTCACCATCGACCCGCACAGCCCGGCCGAGTTCCGTGCCAACATCGTGCGCAACCTCGACGAGTTCCACGAGGTGTTCGAGACCGCGCCCGGCGACGGCCTGTGGCTCGAGCCGCAGGACCGCGTGCGGATCTGGTGA
- a CDS encoding universal stress protein, producing MAGGTDTSTPDGVVVGHDGSHRCDTVVVRAAGLARRLGLPLHVVRVWSLATAPRPASMTTTYVPPLAEFEQAVVAALTAQVGVLDLGPDAEVHLHALKGQAAERLVAFAAEAEMLVIGARGAGGFPGLSVGSTVSQVVRHCAVPVLVVPTATS from the coding sequence ATGGCCGGCGGCACGGACACCTCAACCCCCGACGGGGTCGTGGTGGGGCACGACGGGTCCCACCGCTGCGACACCGTGGTGGTCCGAGCCGCCGGCCTGGCACGCCGCCTTGGGCTCCCGCTGCACGTCGTCCGGGTGTGGTCGCTGGCGACGGCTCCGCGACCCGCGTCGATGACGACGACCTACGTCCCTCCTCTGGCCGAGTTCGAGCAGGCCGTGGTGGCGGCGCTGACCGCCCAGGTCGGGGTGCTCGACCTCGGGCCGGACGCCGAGGTGCACCTGCACGCCCTCAAGGGCCAGGCCGCCGAGCGGCTGGTGGCGTTCGCCGCGGAGGCCGAGATGCTGGTGATCGGCGCGCGCGGCGCCGGAGGCTTCCCGGGCCTGAGCGTCGGGTCGACGGTCAGCCAGGTGGTGCGGCACTGCGCGGTGCCGGTGCTGGTCGTCCCGACCGCGACGTCCTGA
- a CDS encoding 2-phosphosulfolactate phosphatase, with the protein MTIPGHDQSSHRLRTEWGPTGAEAVPADVAVVVDVLSFTTTLSVAVERGIEVFPFRWKDSRAAAHAMRHGATLAVGRFEALSRGDARHVSLSPASLAEVEGVARLVLPSPNGSTIAFSLAEAGARVVGACLRNASAVAAWLAPQVAAGASVVVVPAGERWPDDTLRPAVEDLWGAGAVLQALVDLLGADADASPEARAAMAAWRAVDLPADLLGCAGGRELADVGFVADVEIAAQHDVSTVVPVLAGESFRDASVPDDDAGARHLRRVDDPST; encoded by the coding sequence GTGACGATCCCGGGCCACGACCAGTCCAGCCACCGCCTGCGCACGGAGTGGGGTCCCACCGGCGCGGAGGCCGTCCCGGCGGACGTGGCCGTCGTGGTCGACGTGCTCTCCTTCACCACCACCCTGAGCGTCGCGGTCGAGCGCGGCATCGAGGTCTTCCCGTTCCGCTGGAAGGACTCGCGCGCGGCCGCGCACGCGATGCGGCACGGCGCGACCCTCGCGGTGGGCCGCTTCGAGGCGCTCTCGCGCGGCGACGCCCGGCACGTGTCGCTGTCGCCGGCCAGCCTGGCCGAGGTCGAGGGCGTCGCCCGGCTGGTGCTGCCCTCGCCGAACGGGTCGACGATCGCCTTCTCGCTCGCCGAGGCCGGTGCCCGCGTCGTCGGGGCGTGCCTGCGCAACGCCTCCGCGGTGGCGGCGTGGCTCGCGCCGCAGGTGGCCGCCGGCGCCAGCGTGGTCGTCGTACCGGCGGGGGAGCGGTGGCCCGACGACACCCTGCGCCCCGCGGTCGAGGACCTCTGGGGCGCCGGGGCGGTGCTGCAGGCGCTCGTCGACCTGCTCGGCGCCGACGCCGACGCCAGCCCCGAGGCGCGGGCGGCGATGGCGGCCTGGCGGGCGGTCGACCTGCCCGCCGACCTGCTCGGCTGCGCGGGTGGGCGCGAGCTGGCCGACGTGGGGTTCGTCGCCGACGTCGAGATCGCCGCGCAGCACGACGTCAGCACCGTGGTGCCGGTGCTGGCGGGCGAGTCCTTCCGCGACGCCTCCGTGCCCGACGACGACGCGGGCGCCCGCCACCTGCGCCGCGTCGACGACCCGTCGACCTGA